DNA sequence from the Neisseria mucosa genome:
GCAACTTCAAATAGGCCGTCTGAAACGCAGGTTCTATCCACGTTCCGTCCTGTTCCGGACGCGGCACATCGGCGCAATGGGCAATCACTTTTTCAAAACAGCAGTTGACCGTTACCCGATACGGCTTGTTACGCAAAGTTTTGGCGAGCGAACGGCCGATATGCAGGCTTTCCGGCACAATCACGGCTCGCGGCGCAACCGCATACCAGAAAAACCAACCGTCGCGGCTAAACCACGGAAAAATCCCCTGCCCATACGCCGACAACAGCCGCCCCGTATCCAAATCGCCGCTGACACCGACCAAGCCGTCGCATTCTGCCAAAGCGTAAGACGGTTCGGGGAAACGATAATCCCGTGGCGCAAGTAAAGGAATTTTCATCGTAAAGCCCATAAAGTTTCAGACGGCCTCAAGCTGAAAACGCCCAAGGCCGTCTGAAAAATCAACATACAAACTGATTAACGTTTGGTTTTGGTTTGGCATTCGCCGCATACGCCGTACATATACAGCGCGTGATCGACGATGCGGTAGCCGTTTTCTTCGGCGATTTTGTCTTGCAGCGCTTCGATTTCCGGATTGTGGAATTCGGTTACTTCGCCGCATTTCACGCAAACGATGTGGTCGTGATGATCGCCTTTGTCCAATTCGTAAACCGCTTTACCGGTTTCAAAATGGTGGCGTTGCAAAATGCCGGCCTGTTCAAACTGGGTCAGCACACGGTAAATCGTCGCCACGCCGATTTCCACGCCCTCTTCCAACAGGATGCGGTACACATCTTCCGCACTCAAATGCTCCTCGGCATGAGTCTCGAACAAGTCCAAAATTTTCAAACGCGGACC
Encoded proteins:
- the aat gene encoding leucyl/phenylalanyl-tRNA--protein transferase; this translates as MKIPLLAPRDYRFPEPSYALAECDGLVGVSGDLDTGRLLSAYGQGIFPWFSRDGWFFWYAVAPRAVIVPESLHIGRSLAKTLRNKPYRVTVNCCFEKVIAHCADVPRPEQDGTWIEPAFQTAYLKLHHQGYAHSFECWLPDEQGEMQLAGGFYGVQIGCVFYGESMFALRPDASKIAFACAVPFLADLGVALIDCQQDTEHMRRFGSQLMDFADFQTALKDLNAKPLKRNIECGVVAENLLQKIGGN
- the fur gene encoding ferric iron uptake transcriptional regulator, which gives rise to MGKRAESAYYNGYYLTGILNIMEKFSNIAQLKDSGLKVTGPRLKILDLFETHAEEHLSAEDVYRILLEEGVEIGVATIYRVLTQFEQAGILQRHHFETGKAVYELDKGDHHDHIVCVKCGEVTEFHNPEIEALQDKIAEENGYRIVDHALYMYGVCGECQTKTKR